The nucleotide sequence CCGGAAGTGGTAGCCCTGCTCGACCCGGCGGTAGGAGACCGCACCGAAGCTGATCAGCCCGGGCAGCCAGGCGGCGAGCATCGCCGGGGCGGCACGGGCGTCCACCAGCAGGGCGGCCGGTGCGGCGGCCAGCAGCACGGCCAGGGCGACCGACGAGCCCGAGGCGAGCACGGAGCCGATCAGCCGCGGCACCGGCACGCCGAGCACCGGGCGCTCCTGGTCCCCGGTGACCGCCCAGGGGGCCGGTCGCCGCGCGGGCAGGCCGGGCGCCGCACCGGGTGCCGGGGCGGCGGGGTCCTGGCCCGGGGCGGCCAGGCCGAGCCGGCCCAGCAGCTCCCCGCGCAGCACGCGCGCCTGGGGGTGGGTGAGGTAGGACAGGGACACCGCGGACTGCCCGGCGTCGGCCACCTCGAACTTCAGCTCCGCCAGCCCCAGCAGCCGGGGCAGGAACGGGCGGTGGATGTCGATGGCCTGCACCCGGTCCAGCCGCGCCTGGCGCTCCTGCCGGAAGAGCACCCCGGAGCGGATCCGCACGTGCTCCGGGGTCACCTGGTAGCGGGTGAACCACCAGGAGACCAGCACGGCCGCGGCGAACACGAGGAGCACGACCGCCACGAGCCCGGCCAGCACCCACCAGAAGACGGCGCCCATCCGGGCCGGGTCGAAGTCCTGGGGCGGCACGGCGTCCCCGCGGCCGAGGAAGGCGTTGAGGAAGTCGTCGAGGAGGATGTTGACGAAGGCGCCCGCGATCACGACCATCGCGAGCCACCCCTTGACCACCGGGGTCAGCGGGTGGACACGGTGCCACTGCGGGGCCGGCGCGGGGGCGGGGGCAGCGCTCACAGGCCCGCCAGGAGGGCCTCGCCGCGCGCGGTGAGCCGCTCGCGCAGCCGGGACGCCTCGGCGTGCTCCACCCCCGGGATCTCGGCGTGGCTGCCCACGGCGGCGGTGTGCAGCTTCACGGTGGCCAGGCCGAAGCTGCGCTGCAGCGGGGAGACCGACACGTCCACGTACTGCATCCGGCCGTAGGGGATCACCGTGACCCGCTGGTAGAGCAGGCCGCGCCGCACGAGCAGGTCCTCGCCGCGCTCGGCGTAGCCGATCGCCCGGACCCGCCGCGGGGCCAGGAGCACGGAGAGCAGCCCGGCCGCCAGGACGGCCGCGGGCGGCAGCAGCAGCAGGCCCAGGGGGGCGCCGGACCACACGCCCGTGGCCGCCAGCACCGCCGGCCAGCCGAGGGCGGCGAGCCAGAAGAGGGTGCTGAGGAGGGTGGAGAGCACCACCACGGAGAGGTGCTTGGGCGAGACCCGGGTCCAGGCCAGGCCCTCGGGGTCGATCGCGGGGTTGCTCAGGGGCACCCGGTCACCGGGCGTCCCCGCCACGGGGCCGCCGACGGGCCCGTGGGCGGATCTCTCGGGCATAACCACCTTCTCCCTCGGGAAGCTCCTTCTGCCGCCCCCTACGGTACTCGGCGCCCTCCTCCGCGTCGGGATCGTCCGGCGGCAGCTTGCAGAAGCCCTCCACGATCCAGCCCACCACCACGAGCACGAGCCCGGCCCCGGCGTGCACCAGGCTGGCCCACAGCGGGCCCTGCTCGGAGCGCACGGTCACCAGCGCGAGCTGCTCGACGGCCACGGCGGCGTGCCAGCCGGTCAGCATCGCCCCCGCCCAGGCCACCGCCTGCGCGCCGGCCGCGGTGCGGGCGGCCACGAGCGGGTCGAAACGCTCCGGGCGCGCTCCGTCCTGGTGCCGCTTGACCCGCACGCCCAGCACCAGCAGGGCCGCGGCCACGGCGGCGAGGGCCGCGAGCGAGGCCCACGGCAGGATCAGCAGCGGCCCGCCCGCGCCCGTGGACAGCCGGTTGGCGGTCCAGCCGACGGCGCCTGCGGCGGCGGCGCACATCAGCAGCGCCGGGACCGTGAGCACGTGCACGGCGGCTCCCCCTCAGTCCCCGTCCCCGCCGGGAGCGGGGTCCTCGGGCAGCAGGGGGATCGTGTCCGGCCCCAGGCCGCCGAGGTCCTCCGCCCGGCGGGCCAGCTCGGCGACGCTGCGCCCCTCGAGCGTCGCGCCGGGGTCCATGAGGGCCCAGGGCACGAGCACGAACGCGCGGGTGCCGGCGCGCAGGTGGGGCACGGTGAGGTCCGGCTCGTCCAGGCGCAGGTCCCCGTAGACCACGATGTCGACGTCGAGGGTGCGCGGGCCCCAGCGCTGCGTCCGGGTCCGGTGGTGGCGCTCCTCCACCTCCTGGCACGCCCGCAGCAGCCCGAAGGGGCTCAGCTCGGTCTCCACCTCGACGACCGCGTTCAGGTAGTCCCCCTGGCCGGCCGGTCCGCCGACCGGCCGGGAGCGCACGATGGGCGAGGCGCGGACCAGCGTGATCCGCGGGTGGGCGGCCAGCTCGAGGGCGGCGCCGCGGAGGGTGGCCTCCCGGTCGCCGAGGTTGGCGCCGAGGGCGAGGACGGCCCGGGTGCCCACCTCAGCGCTCCCGGTAGATCGTGACGGAGACGTCGGAGAACGTCACCTCGATGGGCGCCTTGGGCTTGTGCACGGTGACCTCCACCGCGTCGAGCGGGAAGCGGGCGAGCAGCCGCCGGGCGACCTGGTCGGCGAGGGTCTCGAGCAGGTTGACGCTGGGGCCGATGACGATGTCCCGCACCTCCTCGGCGACCTCGCCGTAGTGGGCGGTCAGGGCGACGTCGTCCGAGGCCCCCGCCGCGGCCAGGTCCAGGTACATGACGAGGTCCACGAAGAAGGGCTGGCCGCTGCGCTTCTCCTGGTCGAAGACGCCGTGGTAGCCCACCGCGCCGATGCCCAGGAGGTTGATCCGGTCCCGGCGGTCGGGGGCCCTGGTGGTGGACACCGGGACGTGCTGGCGGCCGGCCCGGTCCCCGGCGCGCATCCGGGCGGCGTCCGCGTCCTCGCGCGGCACGCGGTTCACCGGTCCGCTCCGGAGGACGCCGGCAGCACGCCGGCGTCGGCGGCGGGGCGCAGCAGGGCCGGCTCCACGCCGCGCCAGGCGTGCGCGGCGGCCACGGCGTCGGCGCTCGGGCGCACGGCGTGGACGCGCACGCACCACGCGCCCGCGTGGGCGGACAGCGCGCTGATCGCGGCCGTCGCCGCGTCCCGCCCGGCCGCGGGGCGCGGTGCGCCGTCCTGCTCGAGCAGGGTGCCGAGGAAGCGCTTGCGGGACGCCGCCACGAGCACCTTGTGGCCGGTGGCCGTGAAGCGCGGCAGCGCCCGGAGCAGCTCCCAGTTCTGCGCCCCGCGCTTGTCGAAGCCCAGCCCGGGGTCCAGGACCAGCTTCTCGGGGGCCAGGCCGGCGGCCAGGCAGCGCTCCGTCAGCGCCTCGAGCTCCCCGAGCACCTCCCCGGCCACGTCGTGGTAGACGGCCCGGGAGTCCTGCACGTCGGGCAGGCCGCGGGCGTGCATGAGGACGTAGGGGGCCTGCCGCTCGGCGACCAGGTCGATCATGTCCTGGCTCGCGCGCAGCCCCGAGACGTCGTTGACGATGTGCGCCCCGGCGTCCAGGACGGCCTCGGCGGTCCCGGCGTGGAGGGTGTCGACGCTGAGCACCGCGCCCGCGGCGGCGAGGGCCTCGACCACGGGCAGGATCCGGCGCCGCTCCTCGGCGGGGTCGATCCGCTCGGAGCCGGGCCGGGTGGACTCGCCCCCGACGTCGACGATGTCGGCGCCCTCGGCGAGCATGCGCAGCCCGTGCGCGATCGCGGCCTCGTGCCCGGCGTGCTCGCCGCCGTCGCTGAAGGAGTCGGGGGTGACGTTGAGGATGCCCATGACCAGCGTGCGCCCGGTGGGCAGGTTCTCGAAGGAGCCCCAGCCGGAGGGCCGGTGCGCGGGGTCGGTGCGGAGGGGGGGCGTCATGTGCTCAGCGCCCCAGGATGAGGCTCATCGCCTCGGCGCGGGTGGCGGGCTCGCGCAGCTGTCCGCGCACGGCCGAGGTGACGGTCTTGGCGCCCGGCTTGCGCACCCCGCGCATGGACATGCACAGGTGCTCGCACTCGACCACCACGATCACCCCGGCCGGCTGGAGGTGCTCCATGATCGCCTCCACCACCTGGGTGGTCAGCCGCTCCTGGACCTGGGGCCGGCGGGCGAAGAGGTCCACGAGGCGGGCGAGCTTGCTCAGGCCGGTGACCATCCCGTCGTGGCCGGGGATGTAGCCCACGTGGGCGTGCCCGTGGAACGGGACGAGGTGGTGCTCGCAGGTCGAGTAGAAGGGGATGTCCTTGACGAGGACCATCTCGGAGTGGCCGATGTCGAAGGTCGTCCCGAGGATCTCGGCGGGGTCCTGGTGCAGGCCCGCGAACATCTCCGCGTACGCCCGCGCCACGCGCCCCGGGGTGCCCTGCAGGCCGTCCCGGTCCGGGTCATCGCCGATCGCCAGCAGCAGCTCGCGCACGGCCGCCGCGACGCGCGGCTGGTCGACCGCCCCGGCGCCGGCCTCCAGCGCGGGGGCGGGGTCGGGGTACGGCGGGTCGAACGCCTCCGCGCGCAGGTCGTGCGCGCTCGTCTGCTTCGTGCGGGCCTCGTGGGGCAACGCGCCCTCCTTCGGGATCTGCCGGTGCGGCGGGGTCTGCCGGACGGGACGGGAGTCGGCGGACGCGACCGGCTGTCGCTCCATCCTAGGCCCGGCTCAGTCCGTGCCGGCCCCCGGGGCGCGCTCCGCGGAGGGTCCGGTGGTGCTCGAGGAGCCCGCCCCCTCCCCCGGGGGCACCGAGTGCCCGCGCTCCGGGACCTCGAGGGGGTGCTCCGGCTTCGCGGCGGCCGCCTGGTCCTGCGGGGCCAGGGTCGCGGGGTCCTGGGCGTGCAGCCGCCGGGCCTCCTCGCGCTCGGCCTGCGTGACCACGGGCGGGTCCTCGGAGAGCGGCCGGGTGTCCTTGGACAGCCACACGGGCCGCAGGTCCCGCTTGCGGATGTCGTGGAAGAGGTCCGCGATCTGCGCCTCGTTGAGCGTCTCCTTCTCGAGCAGCTCGAGGGCGAGCCGGTCGAGGACGGGACGGTTGTCCATGAGGATCGCGTGCGCCTCGTCGTGGGCCTGGTCCAGCAGGGCCCGCACCTCCTCGTCGACGATCGCGGCGGTGCGCTCGGAGTACTCCCGGCCCGAGCCGGCGGCGTCCCGGCCGAGGAACGGCTCGGAGCTGTCCCCGCCCAGCTTGATCGAGCCCACGCGGGCGCTCATGCCGTACTGGGTGACCATCTTGC is from Kocuria rosea and encodes:
- a CDS encoding PH domain-containing protein, translated to MSAAPAPAPAPQWHRVHPLTPVVKGWLAMVVIAGAFVNILLDDFLNAFLGRGDAVPPQDFDPARMGAVFWWVLAGLVAVVLLVFAAAVLVSWWFTRYQVTPEHVRIRSGVLFRQERQARLDRVQAIDIHRPFLPRLLGLAELKFEVADAGQSAVSLSYLTHPQARVLRGELLGRLGLAAPGQDPAAPAPGAAPGLPARRPAPWAVTGDQERPVLGVPVPRLIGSVLASGSSVALAVLLAAAPAALLVDARAAPAMLAAWLPGLISFGAVSYRRVEQGYHFRLLRVPEGMRVRYGLFSVRSQTVPAGRIQAVGVDQPLLWRPFGWYRVRVNVAGYGPAAGEGDAMRSTLLPVGTLPQVHQVLHLALPGARDGDLAALLREGLHGLGAQGRFTTSPRRARWLDPLVHRRTGFAATEDVLAVRSGRLSRRTAVLPHEKTQSVAVSQGPLERALGLADVQLHSTPGPVSVMVPHLDAGDARALAAAQAVHAAGARRLADGPSHPHTPRQERP
- a CDS encoding PH domain-containing protein, which translates into the protein MSNPAIDPEGLAWTRVSPKHLSVVVLSTLLSTLFWLAALGWPAVLAATGVWSGAPLGLLLLPPAAVLAAGLLSVLLAPRRVRAIGYAERGEDLLVRRGLLYQRVTVIPYGRMQYVDVSVSPLQRSFGLATVKLHTAAVGSHAEIPGVEHAEASRLRERLTARGEALLAGL
- a CDS encoding DUF3180 domain-containing protein, with protein sequence MHVLTVPALLMCAAAAGAVGWTANRLSTGAGGPLLILPWASLAALAAVAAALLVLGVRVKRHQDGARPERFDPLVAARTAAGAQAVAWAGAMLTGWHAAVAVEQLALVTVRSEQGPLWASLVHAGAGLVLVVVGWIVEGFCKLPPDDPDAEEGAEYRRGRQKELPEGEGGYAREIRPRARRRPRGGDAR
- the folK gene encoding 2-amino-4-hydroxy-6-hydroxymethyldihydropteridine diphosphokinase, with protein sequence MGTRAVLALGANLGDREATLRGAALELAAHPRITLVRASPIVRSRPVGGPAGQGDYLNAVVEVETELSPFGLLRACQEVEERHHRTRTQRWGPRTLDVDIVVYGDLRLDEPDLTVPHLRAGTRAFVLVPWALMDPGATLEGRSVAELARRAEDLGGLGPDTIPLLPEDPAPGGDGD
- the folB gene encoding dihydroneopterin aldolase — protein: MNRVPREDADAARMRAGDRAGRQHVPVSTTRAPDRRDRINLLGIGAVGYHGVFDQEKRSGQPFFVDLVMYLDLAAAGASDDVALTAHYGEVAEEVRDIVIGPSVNLLETLADQVARRLLARFPLDAVEVTVHKPKAPIEVTFSDVSVTIYRER
- the folP gene encoding dihydropteroate synthase: MTPPLRTDPAHRPSGWGSFENLPTGRTLVMGILNVTPDSFSDGGEHAGHEAAIAHGLRMLAEGADIVDVGGESTRPGSERIDPAEERRRILPVVEALAAAGAVLSVDTLHAGTAEAVLDAGAHIVNDVSGLRASQDMIDLVAERQAPYVLMHARGLPDVQDSRAVYHDVAGEVLGELEALTERCLAAGLAPEKLVLDPGLGFDKRGAQNWELLRALPRFTATGHKVLVAASRKRFLGTLLEQDGAPRPAAGRDAATAAISALSAHAGAWCVRVHAVRPSADAVAAAHAWRGVEPALLRPAADAGVLPASSGADR
- the folE gene encoding GTP cyclohydrolase I FolE, whose protein sequence is MERQPVASADSRPVRQTPPHRQIPKEGALPHEARTKQTSAHDLRAEAFDPPYPDPAPALEAGAGAVDQPRVAAAVRELLLAIGDDPDRDGLQGTPGRVARAYAEMFAGLHQDPAEILGTTFDIGHSEMVLVKDIPFYSTCEHHLVPFHGHAHVGYIPGHDGMVTGLSKLARLVDLFARRPQVQERLTTQVVEAIMEHLQPAGVIVVVECEHLCMSMRGVRKPGAKTVTSAVRGQLREPATRAEAMSLILGR